The following coding sequences lie in one Rutidosis leptorrhynchoides isolate AG116_Rl617_1_P2 chromosome 4, CSIRO_AGI_Rlap_v1, whole genome shotgun sequence genomic window:
- the LOC139842585 gene encoding uncharacterized protein, with product MKHSGWVDELPKILWVHRTTHKNSTGETPFSLVYSSEAVIPAEITVPTERILSYSKGENDERLLTNLNYTEERREMAAIREAANKQRIAKYYEKRVRARTYKVGDLVWRDNQASRAQNTGKLGPIWEGPYRVVGISN from the coding sequence ATGAAGCACAGCGGATGGGTAGATGAGTTACCCAAAATCCTATGGGTGCACAGAACGACGCACAAGAACAGTACAGGAGAGACACCATTCAGTTTGGTGTACAGTTCAGAGGCGGTTATCCCAGCGGAGATAACAGTTCCAACAGAAAGAATTTTGTCATACAGCAAAGGCGAGAACGACGAAAGATTGCTCACTAACCTGAACTACACAGAGGAGCGCAGAGAAATGGCGGCCATCAGAGAAGCCGCCAACAAGCAGCGCATTGCAAAGTATTACGAAAAACGCGTAAGGGCAAGAACGTACAAGGTGGGAGACCTTGTGTGGCGCGACAACCAAGCAAGCAGGGCCCAAAACACTGGAAAGTTAGGGCCAATCTGGGAAGGACCTTACAGGGTCGTGGGGATCAGTAACTGA
- the LOC139842586 gene encoding uncharacterized protein: MKALLKDLPTLTAPITGKTLILYLAVSKEAVSSVLVAERGEDQMPIYFVCKALSGSELNYRPIEKLMYVLVVTARRLRRYFQAHPITVLTDQLIRQPLYKPEISGRLTKWAIKLGEHEILYCARRAIKGQVMADYLAEIAADMPAIDHPEQLPAPPLELWELYTDGAASSEGAGAGLILTGPHQEEHTYALRFNFKVTNNEAKYEALLAGMRIARELGIKKLQAYMDSQLVSNKINNTFDANDKSMQSYLALVHSLADTFVDFRISQIPRSQNKQEDVLSKLAALTFNHLEKKILVEQNFTKSTVPGTTIASVEEEKATWMTDIIEFLRTGSLPEGEKEAMKIRVKTPNYELRGEILY, from the coding sequence ATGAAGGCACTCCTCAAAGACCTCCCGACGTTAACAGCGCCGATTACCGGCAAAACCCTGATACTTTATCTTGCGGTATCTAAGGAGGCTGTTAGCTCCGTTTTAGTTGCCGAACGAGGGGAAGACCAAATGCCAATTTACTTCGTCTGCAAAGCGCTATCAGGAAGTGAACTGAATTATCGCCCCATAGAAAAACTTATGTATGTACTCGTCGTTACCGCTCGACGTCTGCGCAGGTACTTCCAAGCACATCCAATAACGGTGCTCACCGATCAACTAATTCGACAGCCACTATACAAGCCCGAGATATCAGGTAGGCTAACCAAATGGGCTATAAAGCTAGGTGAGCATGAAATCTTGTACTGCGCTAGAAGAGCTATCAAGGGGCAGGTGATGGCCGATTATTTAGCCGAAATAGCCGCTGATATGCCGGCAATTGATCACCCTGAACAGCTTCCCGCGCCACCGCTCGAACTGTGGGAGCTCTATACCGACGGCGCGGCGAGCTCTGAAGGCGCCGGCGCGGGGTTAATCCTTACAGGTCCACATcaggaagagcatacatacgcgttACGATTCAACTTTAAGGTGACAAACAACGAGGCAAAATATGAGGCGTTATTAGCAGGAATGCGCATAGCTCGAGAGCTAGGAATAAAGAAACTACAAGCTTACATGGACTCACAGCTAGTCTCCAATAAGATAAACAACACCTTTGACGCCAATGACAAGTCCATGCAATCGTACCTGGCTCTGGTTCATTCACTAGCCGACACGTTTGTCGACTTCAGAATCAGCCAAATTCCCAGGAGCCAGAACAAGCAGGAAGATGTACTCAGTAAACTGGCTGCCCTCACCTTCAATCACCTAGAAAAGAAAATATTAGTAGAGCAAAACTTCACGAAGTCTACAGTGCCCGGAACAACGATCGCATCTGTTGAAGAAGAAAAAGCGACTTGGATGACAGATATCATAGAATTCCTGCGAACCGGATCTTTACCCGAGGGAGAGAAGGAAGCGATGAAGATTAGGGTGAAGACACCAAACTACGAGTTGCGAGGGGAAATTTTATATTGA
- the LOC139842587 gene encoding uncharacterized protein, which translates to MANCLPQQGTKHKPSAAGGSTMIEISFPSIQAFNTSCAPIVVQGYLPESGHGVKHFHIDNGSSVDIMYEHCFRQLPTTVRRTIKPPTTSLSEFSEESAWPIEILDLKLELRDSRDKSKKCTKSIEFCIIRSYSRYNAILGRTSIQKFGAIPSTIHGMVRFLTDQGIATLELTPLDTLCTSVNDKGSATPEERGANEWWVIVNPEYPEQNVKIGGSLTQETKEKLRNILVANSDVFCWRDADMTGTWVANHVLVAKSNGTWRLCIDFKDINKACPKDNYPLPEIDWKVESLAGFWFKCFLDAYKGYHQIQMAEEDEEKTAFHTDQGIYYRCNLEAYVDDLVIKSNTEEQLLADILETFNMLRSINMKLKPAKCSSGEEEGNFLGHIVTPRGIKANPKKIEAIEKKPSPKTKKQF; encoded by the exons ATGGCCAACTGCCTACCGCAGCAAGGAACGAAGCACAAACCTAGCGCTGCCGGAGGCTCGACGATGATAGAGATATCATTTCCCTCCATACAGGCGTTCAACACTTCCTGTGCACCAATTGTAGTGCAGGGATATCTTCCAGAGTCAGGACACGGCGTCAAGCACTTTCACATAGACAACGGCAGTAGTGTCGATATCATGTACGAGCATTGCTTCCGACAGCTACCCACAACAGTGAGGCGAACCATTAAACCTCCGACTACGTCCTTGTCTGAATTTTCTGAAGAGTCAGCGTGGCCCATCGAAATCTTGGATTTGAAGCTAGAGCTGAGAGACAGCAGAGATAAATCAAAGAAGTGCACCAAGAGCATAGAGTTCTGCATTATACGCTCGTACTCTAGGTACAACGCTATACTCGGAAGGACTTCCATTCAGAAATTTGGCGCTATACCATCCACCATTCATGGGATGGTCCGATTCCTGACAGATCAAGGAATCGCCACACTCGAGTTAACGCCACTGGACACTTTGTGCACTTCTGTTAATGATAAGGGTAGCGCTACTCCCGAAGAAAGGGGCGCAAATGAATGGTGGGTTATAGTTAATCCCGAGTATCCAGAGCAGAATGTAAAAATAGGGGGAAGCCTCACACAGGAGACTAAGGAAAAGCTGAGGAATATCCTCGTCGCTAACTCTGATGTGTTTTGTTGGCGCGATGCTGACATGACTGGA ACATGGGTGGCCAATCATGTGCTGGTAGCCAAGTCAAATGGAACGTGGCGACTTTGTATTGATTTCAAAGACATCAACAAAGCTTGCCCCAAAGATAACTATCCTTTGCCAGAAATTGACTGGAAAGTAGAGTCGCTTGCTGGTTTTTGGTTCAAGTGCTTCCTAGATGCCTACAAAGGATATCACCAGATACAAATGGCggaagaggatgaagagaaaacCGCGTTCCACACGGACCAAGGGATTTACT ATAGGTGCAACCTTGAGGCGTATGTTGACGACCTCGTCATTAAGAGCAATACCGAGGAACAATTATTGGCCGATATACTCGAAACGTTTAACATGCTCCGAAGCATCAACATGAAACTCAAGCCGGCCAAGTGCAGCTCTGGAGAAGAGGAAGGGAATTTTTTGGGACACATTGTGACTCCGCGTGGAATCAAGGCTAACCCAAAAAAGATCGAAGCCATTGAAAAAAAGCCTTCCCCAAAAACAAAAAAGCAATTTTAA